A genomic stretch from Solanum stenotomum isolate F172 chromosome 8, ASM1918654v1, whole genome shotgun sequence includes:
- the LOC125874918 gene encoding glutamate receptor 2.2-like, with product MKNPRCHFLILFIQLVSIISFCHYVMPIRGEDNNTSAVKVDVGIILDMETDVAKVMHTCILLAIEDYHAAASRTATRIVPHLRDSEKDDVEAASAAIYLIKDVQVQAIFGPQMSTQTDFVIDLGNRAKVPIISPATSPSLSVKENPFFIRGALPSSSQTKAIAAIVKNYNWTKVVIIHEDSSIGTGIVPHLTDALLEINALVPYKSAISPSASDDQILKELHNLNTKQTTVFIVHLQPYLASRLFLKAKEAGMMSSGYAWIITDVLTSFLDSVDHSVIESSMQGVLGIKPYVPRSNDLDMFTKRWRKRFCQEYPDMDPVELNVFGLWAYDGITALTKAVEKVGGTAIPKFKKADTRKNLTDLDTLGTSELGSLLIHSMQNTTLKTGLSGDFCFANGELHPSPYQIVNFIGTGQRTVGFWTEKDGISYKLKMNGETAKTNNKQLGVIIWPGESITVPRGWKVVTSGKKLRVGVTVSGQTNEFFIIKRDSKIQAQVAAGLCVDFFNEVIQYLPYSVPYEFIPILIPDSPTSPDYDHLYYTEYDAVVGDLAILARQSDYVDFALPFSESGIATVVPVKDADRKNIWIFLKPLKSELWITTGAFFVFIGFVVWVLEHRVNKEFRGPKHKQVGMIFWFSFSTLVFAHRERVTSNLTRFVLIVWVFVVMVLTSSYTASLTSMLTVQQLPPTITNLNDLIKNGEYVGYQEGSFVVNFLLRMQFDSSKLRSYGTLEEYNDALSRGSKNGGVAAIIDELPYLTLFLNKYCRKYIMVGQNYTTNDFRLAFLKDSHLVPDVSSAVLKVNEGGEFTKKGIQKYTRNDTACPQNNGTPDSLTLDSFKGLFLIAGVSAGSALLIFFFIFLYQNREILATDDSIQKRLAAIAKVFDEEKDNSNSKSEKPEANEESQTSTILFTASEASPEILPDLPLQSLEIRISDGLGASPADEGFSITEPATSANETITETF from the exons GTGGATGTGGGTATAATTCTTGATATGGAAACAGATGTGGCAAAAGTAATGCACACATGTATTTTACTAGCAATTGAAGATTACCATGCTGCCGCTAGTCGTACTGCCACTAGGATAGTACCCCACTTAAGGGATTCCGAGAAAGATGATGTTGAAGCAGCATCCGCTG CCATATACTTGATAAAAGATGTCCAAGTACAAGCTATCTTTGGGCCACAAATGTCTACACAAACTGATTTTGTGATTGACTTGGGGAACAGAGCAAAAGTTCCTATCATATCTCCAGCAACAAGTCCTTCACTTTCTGTCAAGGAAAATCCCTTCTTCATCAGAGGAGCACTTCCTTCTTCCAGCCAGACTAAAGCCATTGCAGCAATTGTTAAAAACTATAATTGGACAAAGGTTGTAATCATCCACGAGGATAGCTCCATTGGAACTGGGATAGTTCCACATCTGACTGATGCCTTACTGGAAATCAACGCTTTAGTCCCCTATAAAAGTGCTATTTCTCCTTCAGCCAGTGATGATCAAATCCTCAAGGAGTTACACAATTTGAATACAAAGCAAACCACAGTGTTCATTGTGCACTTACAACCATATCTTGCCTCACGCCTTTTCCTCAAGGCCAAAGAAGCTGGGATGATGAGCAGTGGATATGCATGGATCATCACAGATGTGCTAACGAGTTTTCTGGACTCAGTAGATCATTCAGTCATTGAGTCATCAATGCAAGGTGTTCTAGGTATAAAACCTTATGTTCCAAGATCAAATGACCTTGACATGTTCACCAAGAGATGGAGAAAGAGATTCTGTCAAGAGTATCCAGACATGGACCCAGTTGAACTCAATGTTTTTGGGCTATGGGCATATGATGGAATCACAGCATTAACAAAAGCAGTAGAAAAGGTTGGTGGCACTGCCATTCCAAAATTCAAGAAAGCGGACACTAGAAAGAACTTAACGGACTTGGACACACTTGGAACTTCAGAATTGGGGTCTCTGCTCATTCACTCTATGCAAAACACAACACTAAAAACAGGTCTAAGTGGTGATTTCTGCTTCGCTAATGGAGAATTGCATCCTTCCCCATATCAGATTGTGAATTTTATTGGGACAGGACAGAGAACCGTTGGATTTTGGACAGAGAAGGATGGCATTTCGTACAAACTGAAGATGAATGGTGAAACAGCTAAAACTAATAATAAGCAACTAGGGGTCATCATTTGGCCCGGTGAATCTATTACAGTTCCGAGAGGATGGAAAGTAGTTACAAGTGGGAAGAAGCTAAGGGTTGGAGTTACTGTCAGTGGACAGACGAACGAATTCTTTATAATAAAAAGAGATTCAAAAATACAAGCACAAGTTGCAGCTGGTTTATGTGTAGATTTCTTCAACGAAGTCATCCAATATTTACCATATTCTGTCCCTTACGAGTTTATTCCAATTCTGATACCAGATAGCCCCACTTCCCCAGACTATGATCATCTTTATTACACG GAATATGATGCAGTCGTAGGTGATTTGGCCATTTTAGCGAGACAATCTGATTATGTGGACTTTGCATTACCTTTTTCAGAGTCGGGTATTGCCACAGTTGTGCCAGTTAAGGATGCTGATAGAAAGAATATTTGGATTTTCTTGAAACCTCTAAAGAGCGAGCTCTGGATAACAACTGGAGCTTTCTTCGTCTTCATTGGTTTTGTGGTTTGGGTACTCGAACATCGTGTAAACAAAGAGTTTCGAGGACCCAAACACAAGCAAGTTGGGATGATATTCTGGTTTTCTTTCTCAACTCTCGTTTTTGCTCATA GAGAGAGGGTAACAAGTAACTTAACAAGATTTGTGTTGATTGTATGGGTTTTTGTGGTTATGGTGCTGACATCAAGTTATACAGCCAGCTTAACATCTATGTTAACAGTGCAACAGCTTCCACCTACTATAACAAACCTTAATGATCTCATCAAGAATGGAGAATATGTTGGGTATCAAGAAGGTTCCTTTGTTGTTAACTTCTTGCTGCGCATGCAATTTGACAGCTCCAAGTTAAGAAGTTATGGCACATTGGAAGAGTACAATGATGCGCTCTCAAGAGGAAGTAAAAATGGAGGTGTTGCTGCAATTATTGATGAACTACCTTATCTCACACTCTTCCTCAACAAATACTGCAGGAAGTATATTATGGTTGGTCAAAATTACACGACTAATGACTTTCGACTA GCATTTCTGAAAGACTCGCATTTAGTACCTGACGTCTCTAGCGCAGTCTTGAAGGTGAATGAGGGAGGAGAGTTTACGAAAAAGGGTATACAGAAATACACTAGAAATGACACAGCTTGTCCACAGAACAATGGGACACCTGATAGTCTCACACTAGATAGTTTTAAGGGCCTTTTTCTCATAGCTGGTGTATCAGCAGGTTCCGCGCTTCtcatattcttcttcattttcctttatcAGAATAGAGAAATCTTAGCCACTGATGATTCAATACAGAAAAGGCTTGCCGCAATAGCAAAAGTctttgatgaagaaaaagacAACTCTAATTCTAAGTCAGAAAAGCCAGAAGCCAATGAAGAAAGCCAAACGTCTACAATACTGTTCACAGCAAGTGAAGCTTCCCCTGAAATATTGCCCGATCTCCCTTTGCAAAGCCTAGAAATCAGAATCTCCGATGGCCTAGGAGCATCCCCTGCAGATGAAGGGTTCTCTATAACAGAACCTGCAACTTCAGCTAATGAAACCATTACAGagacattttaa
- the LOC125874933 gene encoding protein MANNAN SYNTHESIS-RELATED 2-like isoform X2 — protein MAVDPRQIVAGVLTVTMFVMLGNMITRDHFYPVDSDISIHSTSKQSLGNGPWMKGGESLKPCWTKPVPQADQSEGFVTFSLTNGPEYHVSQITDAVIVARYLRATLVIPDIRGSKPGDKRNFEDIYDVEHFVRSLDGVVKVATTQPAEVSARNLAVVKVPNRVSEDYIAENIEPVFTSKGNIRLATYFPSVNMKKTKEKSNVDSIACMSMFGTLELKPEVNEVVESMVERLRTLSAKSKGQFIAVDLRVDILEKKSCQGDSSLKSKSCYGPEEIGMFLRKIGFNKDTTLYLTQSRWDSSLDALKDLFPKTYTKESIMPIDKKAKFLDSESSELEKVIDFYMCSESDVFVPAISGLFYANVAGKRIASGKTQILVPADIPGSSAALTDYMSHYVSKKNHFAYSCFC, from the exons ATGGCAGTGGATCCGAGACAAATTGTTGCTGGTGTTCTTACTGTTACTATGTTTGTAATGCTCGGCAACATGATCACGAGGGATCACTTTTATCCA GTGGATTCTGATATATCTATCCATAGTACCAGTAAGCAGAGCCTGGGAAATGGCCCTTGGATGAAGGGTGGTGAATCCCTAAAGCCTTGTTGGACTAAACCAGTTCCCC AAGCTGACCAATCAGAAGGATTTGTTACCTTCTCACTTACTAATGGTCCTGAATATCATGTCTCTCAG ATTACTGATGCAGTTATAGTAGCGAGGTATCTGCGTGCAACTCTTGTAATCCCAGACATCAGAGGGAGCAAACCTGGGGATAAGAG GAATTTTGAAGACATCTATGATGTTGAACACTTCGTGAGAAGCCTAGATGGTGTGGTCAAAGTAGCAACAACTCAGCCTGCTGAAGTCTCAGCAAGAAATCTTGCTGTTGTGAAGGTTCCAAATAGGGTTTCTGAAGATTATATTGCTGAAAACATTGAACCAGTTTTCACATCTAAGGGAAACATAAGGCTGGCAACATACTTTCCTTcagtgaacatgaaaaaaacGAAAGAGAAGAGTAATGTCGACTCAATTGCATGTATGTCGATGTTTGGAACTCTAGAGCTTAAACCAGAAGTTAATGAAGTAGTTGAGTCCATGGTGGAGCGCTTAAGAACTTTGAGCGCAAAGTCAAAAGGACAGTTTATTGCAGTGGATCTGAGGGTTGATATATTGGAGAAAAAGAGTTGCCAAGGTGACAGTTCTCTTAAATCAAAGAGCTGCTATGGTCCAGAGGAGATTGGTATGTTCTTGAGAAAAATTGGTTTCAATAAGGATACAACTCTATATCTGACTCAATCAAGGTGGGATAGCAGCCTTGATGCATTGAAGGATCTCTTTCCTAAAACATATACAAAG GAAAGCATAATGCCCATTGACAAGAAGGCAAAATTTCTCGACTCAGAGTCTTCTGAACTGGAGAAAGTAATCGACTTCTACATGTGTTCTGAGAGTGATGTTTTCGTACCAGCAATTTCAGGCCTCTTTTATGCCAATGTGGCTGGTAAGAGAATTGCTTCCGGAAAGACACAGATACTTGTTCCAGCTGATATTCCTGGCTCTTCTGCTGCTTTAACAGATTACATGTCCCATTATGTCTCAAAGAAGAACCATTTCGCCTATTCATGTTTCTGCTAG
- the LOC125874929 gene encoding metal tolerance protein C4 isoform X1, translating to MPTPRVLSALRCYRHRYQGSYSLSAALDKFDFDAFHTCSSEIKEETKPHLDAYHRFQCNPCSNFSGGQGPSFALRSIFSVNSSRNVVSCSISRKSSHLFLSRGLITRAKKIKTIEVVDDPGQRAVTTALWCNFLVFSLKFGVWFVSSSHVMLAEVVHSVADFANQALLAYGLSSSRRAPDAIHPYGYSKERFVWSLISAVGIFCLGCGATIVHGVQNLWTTEQPTNIGYAALVIGGSFIIEGISLVVAIQSVRKGAAAEGMTVRDYIWRGHDPTAVAVMTEDGAAVTGLAIAAASLVAVNATGNPIYDPIGSIIVGNLLGMVAIFLIQRNRHALIGRAIDDNDMDRVLQFLKNDPVVDSIYDCKSEVIGPGFFRFKAEIDFNGVVLVQNYLERAGREEWAKQFREASEQKDDAALLKMMSIYGEEVVTALGSEVDRLEKEIQEIVPGIRHVDIEAHNPIVPSP from the exons ATGCCTACTCCTCGCGTTCTCTCTGCTCTTCGCTGCTATCGCCATCGTTATCAAGGATCGTATTCCCTCTCTGCAGCCCTagataaatttgattttgatgcTTTTCACACTTGCTCATCTGAAATCAAGGAAGAAACTAAACCTCATTTGGATGCGTATCATAGATTTCAATGCAATCCGTGTTCAAACTTCAGTGGAGGTCAGGGGCCTTCATTCGCATTGCGCAGTATATTCTCGGTTAATTCTTCGCGAAATGTGGTATCGTGTTCGATTTCCAGAAAGAGTAGTCACCTGTTCCTCAGCCGCG GTTTGATTACCAGAGCTAAGAAGATAAAGACAATAGAAGTGGTGGATGATCCTGG CCAGCGAGCAGTCACAACAGCTTTATGGTGCAATTTTCTTGTCTTTTCCCTGAAGTTTGGGGTCTGGTTTGTCAGTTCCAGCCATGTCATGCTGGCTGAAGTTGTTCATTCAGTTGCGGATTTCGCAAATCAG GCGCTTCTTGCTTATGGTTTAAGTAGCTCCAGACGTGCACCAGATGCTATCCACCC ATACGGCTACTCCAAGGAAAGATTTGTCTGGTCTTTGATATCTGCTGTTGGTATCTTTTGTCTTGGTTGTGGTGCTACTATAGTTCATGGAGTACAAAACTTGTGGACTACTGAG CAACCTACAAATATTGGATATGCAGCACTGGTGATTGGTGGCTCATTCATTATAGAGG GTATTTCTCTCGTTGTGGCTATTCAATCTGTCAGAAAAGGAGCTGCAGCTGAAGGAATGACAGTGAGAGATTACATTTGGCGTGGTCATGATCCTACAGCTGTAGCTGTCATGACAGAG GATGGTGCTGCAGTTACAGGTCTAGCCATTGCTGCCGCATCACTGGTTGCTGTAAACGCCACTGGAAATCCAATTTACGATCCCATTGGTTCCATTATAGTGGGCAACCTCCTAGGAATG GTTGCTATATTTCTGATTCAGAGAAATCGACATGCTTTGATTGGTAGAGCAATTGATGACAATGACATGGATAGGGTTCTTCAGTTCCTGAAAAATGATCCA GTTGTTGATTCCATTTATGATTGCAAAAGTGAGGTGATTGGGCCTGGGTTCTTTAGGTTTAAAGCTGAGATAG ACTTCAATGGTGTAGTGCTGGTTCAAAATTATCTAGAGAGAGCTGGACGTGAAGAGTGGGCTAAACAG tttcGAGAGGCTTCAGAGCAGAAGGATGATGCAGCTTTACTGAAAATGATGTCAATATATG GTGAGGAAGTTGTCACAGCACTAGGGAGTGAAGTTGATCGGCTAGAAAAAGAAATCCAGGAAATAGTTCCAGGCATTAGGCATGTGGACATTGAAGCCCATAATCCAATTGTGCCATCCCCATGA
- the LOC125874929 gene encoding metal tolerance protein C4 isoform X2: MPTPRVLSALRCYRHRYQGSYSLSAALDKFDFDAFHTCSSEIKEETKPHLDAYHRFQCNPCSNFSGGQGPSFALRSIFSVNSSRNVVSCSISRKSSHLFLSRGLITRAKKIKTIEVVDDPGQRAVTTALWCNFLVFSLKFGVWFVSSSHVMLAEVVHSVADFANQALLAYGLSSSRRAPDAIHPYGYSKERFVWSLISAVGIFCLGCGATIVHGVQNLWTTEQPTNIGYAALVIGGSFIIEGISLVVAIQSVRKGAAAEGMTVRDYIWRGHDPTAVAVMTEDGAAVTGLAIAAASLVAVNATGNPIYDPIGSIIVGNLLGMVAIFLIQRNRHALIGRAIDDNDMDRVLQFLKNDPVVDSIYDCKSEVIGPGFFRFKAEIDFNGVVLVQNYLERAGREEWAKQLIIICKIL; this comes from the exons ATGCCTACTCCTCGCGTTCTCTCTGCTCTTCGCTGCTATCGCCATCGTTATCAAGGATCGTATTCCCTCTCTGCAGCCCTagataaatttgattttgatgcTTTTCACACTTGCTCATCTGAAATCAAGGAAGAAACTAAACCTCATTTGGATGCGTATCATAGATTTCAATGCAATCCGTGTTCAAACTTCAGTGGAGGTCAGGGGCCTTCATTCGCATTGCGCAGTATATTCTCGGTTAATTCTTCGCGAAATGTGGTATCGTGTTCGATTTCCAGAAAGAGTAGTCACCTGTTCCTCAGCCGCG GTTTGATTACCAGAGCTAAGAAGATAAAGACAATAGAAGTGGTGGATGATCCTGG CCAGCGAGCAGTCACAACAGCTTTATGGTGCAATTTTCTTGTCTTTTCCCTGAAGTTTGGGGTCTGGTTTGTCAGTTCCAGCCATGTCATGCTGGCTGAAGTTGTTCATTCAGTTGCGGATTTCGCAAATCAG GCGCTTCTTGCTTATGGTTTAAGTAGCTCCAGACGTGCACCAGATGCTATCCACCC ATACGGCTACTCCAAGGAAAGATTTGTCTGGTCTTTGATATCTGCTGTTGGTATCTTTTGTCTTGGTTGTGGTGCTACTATAGTTCATGGAGTACAAAACTTGTGGACTACTGAG CAACCTACAAATATTGGATATGCAGCACTGGTGATTGGTGGCTCATTCATTATAGAGG GTATTTCTCTCGTTGTGGCTATTCAATCTGTCAGAAAAGGAGCTGCAGCTGAAGGAATGACAGTGAGAGATTACATTTGGCGTGGTCATGATCCTACAGCTGTAGCTGTCATGACAGAG GATGGTGCTGCAGTTACAGGTCTAGCCATTGCTGCCGCATCACTGGTTGCTGTAAACGCCACTGGAAATCCAATTTACGATCCCATTGGTTCCATTATAGTGGGCAACCTCCTAGGAATG GTTGCTATATTTCTGATTCAGAGAAATCGACATGCTTTGATTGGTAGAGCAATTGATGACAATGACATGGATAGGGTTCTTCAGTTCCTGAAAAATGATCCA GTTGTTGATTCCATTTATGATTGCAAAAGTGAGGTGATTGGGCCTGGGTTCTTTAGGTTTAAAGCTGAGATAG ACTTCAATGGTGTAGTGCTGGTTCAAAATTATCTAGAGAGAGCTGGACGTGAAGAGTGGGCTAAACAG TTGATCATCATCTGCAAGATTCTTTAA
- the LOC125874935 gene encoding uncharacterized protein LOC125874935 yields MQYPQATAAPERACARSLVVFSPKIITCKNRQPASHFCSTKFGSALPSGASLSISRRANHSTAVRASSSSFSSSASPWDEKPYQVLPNGKIVYLDEQDAVTFLDPPMELIPLDPSSYNPAFYLWKKIEDIPEERRHRLLALLNPRLISQAWEIAGTRYNNSKLVEKSASSLLATGNSDTVAEFWKCRTSGGPLQIAWLNFFKKVVFYAGDGKTYGRLISESVFSGLSNSFSPLYFTVNELKEVMSTEEPCDLAYEFKDGILDLPDFPHGFPMPAEHPWPFNDEIVIYIRHAGPGVMVGQAWQEGKALQQVPKKLCSEILMVKEYLSSQPQSAS; encoded by the exons ATGCAGTATCCTCAAGCAACAGCTGCACCAGAGAGGGCGTGCGCCCGTAGCCTCGTGGTCTTCTCCCCCAAAATAATCACTTGCAAAAATCGGCAGCCAGCTTCCCATTTCTGTTCCACGAAGTTTGGCTCAGCTCTTCCGTCCGGCGCGTCTCTGTCAATTTCGCGTCGGGCGAACCACAGCACCGCCGTACGGGCAAGTTCGTCTTCATTCTCCAGCTCTGCCTCACCGTGGGATGAAAAACCCTACCAAGTTTTACCGAATGGCAAGATAGTGTACTTGGACGAACAGGATGCAGTCACCTTCCTTGACCCCCCCATGGAGCTTATTCCTTTGGACCCATCTTCTTATAATCCCGCCTTTTATCTCTG GAAGAAAATAGAGGATATTCCGGAGGAAAGGCGGCACAGGCTGTTGGCCTTGCTTAACCCAAG GTTGATTTCACAAGCTTGGGAGATAGCTGGCACACGGTACAATAATTCAAAACTGGTAGAGAAAAGTGCATCCAGTTTGCTAGCAACTGGAAATAGTGATACAGTTGCTGAATTTTGGAAGTGCCGAACAAGCGGAG GGCCACTGCAGATTGCTTGGTTAAATTTCTTCAAAAAG GTTGTATTTTACGCTGGTGATGGGAAGACATATGGGCGACTCATTA GTGAATCAGTTTTCTCTGGGCtctcaaattcattttctcCTTTGTACTTTACGGTTAATGAACTCAAAGAAGTGATGTCTACAGAAGAGCCTTGTGATTTAGCATATGAATTCAAAGATGGAATCTTGGATCTCCCTGATTTTCCTCATGGTTTCCCCATGCCAG CGGAGCATCCATGGCCATTTAACGATGAGATAGTCATATATATACGTCATGCCGGGCCAGGAGTGATGGTAGGGCAAGCATGGCAAGAAGGAAAAGCATTACAACAAGTCCCTAAAAAGCTGTGTAGTGAAATCTTGATGGTGAAAGAGTATTTATCTTCTCAGCCACAATCAGCTAGTTAG
- the LOC125874933 gene encoding protein MANNAN SYNTHESIS-RELATED 2-like isoform X1: protein MAVDPRQIVAGVLTVTMFVMLGNMITRDHFYPVDSDISIHSTSKQSLGNGPWMKGGESLKPCWTKPVPQEADQSEGFVTFSLTNGPEYHVSQITDAVIVARYLRATLVIPDIRGSKPGDKRNFEDIYDVEHFVRSLDGVVKVATTQPAEVSARNLAVVKVPNRVSEDYIAENIEPVFTSKGNIRLATYFPSVNMKKTKEKSNVDSIACMSMFGTLELKPEVNEVVESMVERLRTLSAKSKGQFIAVDLRVDILEKKSCQGDSSLKSKSCYGPEEIGMFLRKIGFNKDTTLYLTQSRWDSSLDALKDLFPKTYTKESIMPIDKKAKFLDSESSELEKVIDFYMCSESDVFVPAISGLFYANVAGKRIASGKTQILVPADIPGSSAALTDYMSHYVSKKNHFAYSCFC from the exons ATGGCAGTGGATCCGAGACAAATTGTTGCTGGTGTTCTTACTGTTACTATGTTTGTAATGCTCGGCAACATGATCACGAGGGATCACTTTTATCCA GTGGATTCTGATATATCTATCCATAGTACCAGTAAGCAGAGCCTGGGAAATGGCCCTTGGATGAAGGGTGGTGAATCCCTAAAGCCTTGTTGGACTAAACCAGTTCCCC AAGAAGCTGACCAATCAGAAGGATTTGTTACCTTCTCACTTACTAATGGTCCTGAATATCATGTCTCTCAG ATTACTGATGCAGTTATAGTAGCGAGGTATCTGCGTGCAACTCTTGTAATCCCAGACATCAGAGGGAGCAAACCTGGGGATAAGAG GAATTTTGAAGACATCTATGATGTTGAACACTTCGTGAGAAGCCTAGATGGTGTGGTCAAAGTAGCAACAACTCAGCCTGCTGAAGTCTCAGCAAGAAATCTTGCTGTTGTGAAGGTTCCAAATAGGGTTTCTGAAGATTATATTGCTGAAAACATTGAACCAGTTTTCACATCTAAGGGAAACATAAGGCTGGCAACATACTTTCCTTcagtgaacatgaaaaaaacGAAAGAGAAGAGTAATGTCGACTCAATTGCATGTATGTCGATGTTTGGAACTCTAGAGCTTAAACCAGAAGTTAATGAAGTAGTTGAGTCCATGGTGGAGCGCTTAAGAACTTTGAGCGCAAAGTCAAAAGGACAGTTTATTGCAGTGGATCTGAGGGTTGATATATTGGAGAAAAAGAGTTGCCAAGGTGACAGTTCTCTTAAATCAAAGAGCTGCTATGGTCCAGAGGAGATTGGTATGTTCTTGAGAAAAATTGGTTTCAATAAGGATACAACTCTATATCTGACTCAATCAAGGTGGGATAGCAGCCTTGATGCATTGAAGGATCTCTTTCCTAAAACATATACAAAG GAAAGCATAATGCCCATTGACAAGAAGGCAAAATTTCTCGACTCAGAGTCTTCTGAACTGGAGAAAGTAATCGACTTCTACATGTGTTCTGAGAGTGATGTTTTCGTACCAGCAATTTCAGGCCTCTTTTATGCCAATGTGGCTGGTAAGAGAATTGCTTCCGGAAAGACACAGATACTTGTTCCAGCTGATATTCCTGGCTCTTCTGCTGCTTTAACAGATTACATGTCCCATTATGTCTCAAAGAAGAACCATTTCGCCTATTCATGTTTCTGCTAG